A single region of the Pseudomonadota bacterium genome encodes:
- the rpoB gene encoding DNA-directed RNA polymerase subunit beta, with protein MASTVQANYRYRESFGKIRKVVEIPHLIEIQKLSYDKFLQATVPHEQRETVGLQGVFTSVFPIRDFKGTSELAYLGYTLEKPKYDVDECRQRGMSFAAPIKVTIQLIIYDAPAEEGQDPVVRDIKEQEVFFGEIPLMTENGTFIINGTERVVVSQLHRSPGVFFDHDKGKTHSSGKLLYSARVIPYRGSWLDFEFDHKNIIHVRIDRRRKMPATVLLRALGFSTQDLLNYFYNTETVFLEQGKRFKKSIEYDFIEGQRATRDIKIGGTVIVKKNRKFTRMAIRKMREAELDTLPIDLPDVLGKVSAEDVIDEATGEVLLECNEEITESKIDRLRDAKIKSFKVLFIDNLNVGSYLRDTLVADKITSQEEAILEIYRRLRPGDPPTLETANVLFQNLFFNTERYDLSRVGRLKLNHKFHIEEPLELTTLTPRDIMETVHHLIELKNGRGSVDDIDHLGNRRVRAVGELMESQYRIGLVRMERAIKERMSMSQELDTLMPHDLINAKPVSAVVKEYFGSSQLSQFMDQTNPLSEVTHKRRLSALGPGGLTRERAGFEVRDVHPTHYGRICPIETPEGPNIGLIASLSTFARVNEYGFVETPYRDVTEGKVTDTVRFYSALEEEQHFIAQANEPFDKKGKLVNAFVLCRNNGEFAMVTNEQVTLMDVSPNQLVSVASSLVPFLEHDDANRALMGSNMQRQAVPLLKTRAPIVGTGLEGKVAADSGVTVIARRDGVVESVDATRIVVRAEGRSGDFPDIYNLVKFRRSNQNTCVNQKPVIGAGAKVRKGDVLADGPATAQGELALGQNVLVAFMPWGGYNFEDSILLSEKLAKEDAYTSIHIEEFECVARDTKLGKEEITRDIPNVGEEALANLDESGIVRMGAEVKQGDILVGKITPKGETQLSPEEKLLRAIFGEKAGDVRDSSLRVPPGVSGIVIDARVFSRRGTEKDDRAKQIEEAERARLEKDMAAEIKIIRESAYARVRKILAGRTTTGKLVDDKGNVVVQKGKKLENDSLNDIPRKYWGQIPVDSGQDRIAEIIESLKSQQDVIEEAFHEKIDRLSKGDELPPGVIKMVKLFVAIKRRVSVGDKMAGRHGNKGVISRILPEEDMPFLQDGTPVDIVLNPLGVPSRMNVGQILETHLGWAARVLGEQLSWMVEVGGYAAENVRARLKGIFSSEIGGRMVDEMSDKEVLRFAAQQREGILYGSPVFDGAAEEEIRKALELAGLPRSGQTVLFDGRTGEAFDQDVTVGVMYVLKLHHLVDDKIHARSIGPYSLVTQQPLGGKAQFGGQRLGEMEVWAMEAYGAAYALQEFLTVKSDDVMGRTRMYESIVKGEQSLEAGLPESFNVLIKELQSLCLNVELVESHVGEQIVSEEQPQA; from the coding sequence ATGGCATCCACAGTCCAGGCGAACTACCGTTATCGGGAGTCCTTCGGCAAGATCCGGAAGGTCGTCGAGATTCCCCATTTGATCGAGATTCAGAAGCTGTCGTACGACAAGTTCCTGCAGGCGACCGTGCCCCACGAGCAGCGAGAGACCGTGGGGCTGCAGGGCGTGTTCACGAGCGTATTCCCCATCCGCGACTTCAAGGGGACGAGCGAGCTCGCCTACCTCGGGTACACGCTGGAGAAGCCGAAGTACGACGTCGACGAGTGCCGCCAGCGGGGGATGAGCTTCGCGGCGCCCATCAAGGTCACCATCCAGCTCATCATCTACGACGCCCCGGCCGAGGAAGGCCAGGATCCGGTCGTCCGCGACATCAAGGAGCAGGAGGTGTTCTTCGGCGAGATCCCGCTCATGACGGAGAACGGGACGTTCATCATCAACGGGACGGAGCGCGTGGTCGTCAGCCAGCTGCACCGCTCACCGGGCGTGTTCTTCGACCACGACAAGGGGAAGACGCACTCGTCCGGCAAGCTGCTCTACTCGGCGCGCGTGATCCCGTACCGCGGGTCGTGGCTCGATTTCGAGTTCGACCACAAGAACATCATCCACGTCCGGATCGATCGGCGCAGGAAGATGCCGGCGACCGTGCTGCTGCGCGCCCTGGGGTTCTCGACGCAGGATCTCCTCAATTACTTCTACAACACCGAGACGGTGTTCCTGGAGCAGGGCAAGCGGTTCAAGAAGAGCATCGAGTACGACTTCATCGAGGGACAGCGGGCGACGCGCGACATCAAGATCGGCGGCACCGTCATCGTCAAGAAGAACCGGAAGTTCACGCGGATGGCGATCCGCAAGATGCGCGAGGCCGAGCTCGACACGCTGCCCATCGATCTGCCGGACGTGCTCGGCAAGGTGTCCGCCGAGGACGTGATCGACGAGGCGACCGGCGAGGTGCTGCTCGAGTGCAACGAGGAGATCACCGAGTCCAAGATCGATAGGCTCCGCGACGCGAAGATCAAGAGCTTCAAGGTGCTCTTCATCGACAACCTCAACGTCGGTTCCTACCTCCGCGACACGCTGGTGGCGGACAAGATCACCTCCCAGGAGGAGGCGATCCTGGAGATCTACCGCCGGCTGCGCCCCGGGGACCCGCCGACGCTCGAGACCGCGAACGTGCTGTTTCAGAACCTGTTCTTCAACACGGAGCGCTACGATCTGTCCCGCGTCGGCAGGCTCAAGCTGAACCACAAGTTCCACATCGAGGAGCCGCTCGAGCTCACGACCCTGACGCCGCGCGACATCATGGAGACCGTGCACCACCTCATCGAGCTCAAGAACGGGCGCGGCTCGGTCGACGACATCGACCACCTCGGGAACCGGCGCGTACGCGCGGTCGGCGAGCTCATGGAGAGCCAGTACCGCATCGGGCTTGTCCGCATGGAGCGCGCGATCAAGGAGCGCATGAGCATGAGCCAGGAGCTCGACACGCTCATGCCGCACGATCTCATCAACGCGAAGCCGGTCAGCGCCGTGGTCAAGGAGTACTTCGGCTCGAGCCAGCTGTCGCAGTTCATGGATCAGACGAATCCGCTCTCCGAGGTCACGCACAAGCGGCGCCTCTCCGCGCTCGGCCCCGGCGGCCTGACGCGCGAGCGGGCGGGCTTCGAGGTGCGCGACGTCCATCCGACGCATTACGGCCGCATCTGCCCGATCGAGACGCCGGAGGGGCCGAACATCGGCCTCATCGCGTCGCTCTCGACGTTCGCCAGGGTCAACGAGTACGGCTTCGTCGAGACGCCGTACCGCGACGTGACCGAGGGCAAGGTCACCGACACGGTGCGGTTCTACTCCGCGCTCGAGGAGGAGCAGCACTTCATCGCGCAGGCCAACGAGCCCTTCGACAAGAAGGGAAAGTTGGTGAACGCGTTCGTGCTGTGCCGCAACAACGGCGAGTTCGCCATGGTGACCAACGAGCAGGTGACGCTCATGGACGTGTCGCCGAACCAGCTCGTGTCGGTCGCGTCCTCGCTCGTGCCGTTCCTCGAGCACGACGACGCGAACCGCGCGCTCATGGGATCGAACATGCAGCGCCAGGCGGTGCCGCTCCTCAAGACCAGGGCGCCGATCGTCGGCACCGGGCTCGAGGGAAAGGTGGCCGCCGACTCGGGCGTCACGGTGATCGCGCGGCGCGACGGCGTCGTCGAGTCGGTCGACGCGACGCGGATCGTCGTTCGCGCGGAGGGCCGCAGCGGCGACTTCCCGGACATCTACAACCTCGTGAAGTTCCGTCGCTCCAACCAGAACACCTGTGTCAACCAGAAGCCGGTCATCGGCGCCGGAGCGAAGGTCCGGAAGGGCGACGTGCTCGCGGACGGCCCGGCGACCGCCCAAGGCGAGCTCGCGCTCGGGCAGAACGTGCTCGTCGCGTTCATGCCGTGGGGCGGCTACAACTTCGAGGACTCGATCCTCCTCTCCGAGAAGCTCGCGAAGGAGGACGCGTACACCTCCATCCACATCGAGGAGTTCGAGTGCGTCGCGCGCGACACGAAGCTCGGCAAGGAGGAGATCACCCGGGACATCCCGAACGTCGGCGAGGAGGCGCTCGCGAACCTCGACGAGAGCGGCATCGTGCGCATGGGCGCCGAGGTCAAGCAGGGCGACATCCTCGTCGGCAAGATCACGCCGAAGGGCGAGACGCAGCTCAGCCCCGAGGAGAAGCTCCTGCGCGCGATCTTCGGCGAGAAGGCGGGCGACGTGCGCGACTCCTCGCTGCGCGTGCCGCCGGGCGTCTCCGGCATCGTCATCGACGCGCGCGTCTTCAGCAGGCGCGGCACCGAGAAGGACGACCGCGCCAAGCAGATCGAGGAGGCGGAGCGCGCTCGGCTGGAGAAGGACATGGCGGCCGAGATCAAGATCATCCGGGAGTCGGCCTACGCCCGCGTCCGGAAGATCCTCGCCGGCAGGACGACGACCGGCAAGCTCGTGGACGACAAGGGCAACGTCGTCGTGCAGAAGGGCAAGAAGCTCGAGAACGACAGCCTGAACGACATCCCGCGCAAGTACTGGGGACAGATCCCGGTCGACTCGGGGCAGGATCGGATCGCCGAGATCATCGAGTCCCTCAAGAGCCAGCAGGACGTGATCGAGGAGGCGTTCCACGAGAAGATAGATAGGCTGTCGAAGGGGGACGAGCTCCCGCCGGGCGTGATCAAGATGGTCAAGCTGTTCGTGGCCATCAAGCGGCGCGTGTCGGTCGGCGACAAGATGGCGGGCCGGCACGGCAACAAGGGCGTGATCAGCCGCATCCTGCCGGAAGAGGACATGCCATTCCTGCAGGACGGCACCCCTGTGGACATCGTGCTCAACCCGCTCGGCGTGCCCTCCCGTATGAACGTCGGGCAGATCCTCGAGACGCACCTCGGCTGGGCCGCGCGCGTGCTCGGCGAGCAGCTCTCGTGGATGGTCGAGGTGGGCGGGTACGCCGCGGAGAACGTCCGCGCGCGGCTGAAGGGGATCTTCTCCAGCGAGATCGGCGGCCGGATGGTCGACGAGATGTCCGACAAGGAAGTGCTGCGGTTCGCCGCGCAGCAGCGCGAGGGCATCCTCTACGGCTCGCCGGTGTTCGACGGCGCCGCCGAGGAGGAGATCCGCAAGGCGCTGGAGCTGGCCGGCCTGCCGCGATCCGGGCAGACCGTGCTCTTCGACGGCCGCACGGGCGAGGCGTTCGATCAGGACGTGACCGTCGGCGTCATGTACGTGCTCAAGCTGCACCACCTCGTCGACGACAAGATCCACGCGCGGTCCATCGGGCCGTACTCGCTCGTCACGCAGCAGCCGCTCGGCGGCAAGGCGCAGTTCGGCGGCCAGCGGCTCGGCGAGATGGAGGTCTGGGCCATGGAGGCCTACGGCGCCGCGTACGCGCTGCAGGAGTTCCTCACGGTCAAGAGCGACGACGTCATGGGTCGCACGCGGATGTACGAGTCCATCGTCAAGGGCGAGCAGTCGCTCGAGGCGGGGCTCCCGGAGTCGTTCAACGTCCTCATCAAGGAGCTCCAGAGCCTCTGCCTGAACGTCGAGCTGGTCGAGAGCCACGTTGGTGAGCAGATCGTTTCGGAAGAGCAGCCCCAGGCTTAG
- the rplL gene encoding 50S ribosomal protein L7/L12, with translation MPEITREQVVEFLSNLSVMDIAALTKELESKWGVSAAPVAMMGMAGAGGGEAAAAVEEKTEFNVELTAIGDKKINVIKVIRELTNLGLKEAKDLVDAAPKVVKEAVSKEEAADAKKKLEEAGATVTVK, from the coding sequence ATGCCTGAGATTACGCGCGAACAAGTGGTGGAGTTCCTGAGCAACCTGTCGGTGATGGACATCGCCGCGCTGACGAAGGAGCTCGAGTCGAAGTGGGGCGTCTCCGCGGCGCCGGTGGCCATGATGGGTATGGCCGGTGCCGGTGGCGGCGAGGCCGCCGCCGCGGTGGAGGAGAAGACCGAGTTCAACGTCGAGCTGACCGCGATCGGTGACAAGAAGATCAACGTGATCAAGGTCATCCGCGAGCTCACGAACCTCGGGCTCAAGGAAGCGAAGGATCTCGTCGACGCGGCGCCGAAGGTGGTCAAGGAAGCCGTGTCGAAGGAGGAAGCCGCGGACGCCAAGAAGAAGCTCGAGGAGGCCGGTGCTACTGTCACGGTGAAGTAG
- the rplJ gene encoding 50S ribosomal protein L10 yields MNRVQKQDQINEIRERFSKMASAVVTDFRGLDVQSVTRLRDEFRKVGVEYKVIKNKLFGLAVKDSPFHGKLVDHLVGPTAVAWSYDDPAAPARVAVTFAKTNEKLRIKCAVLGNEVLDDKAVVSLSKMPGKNELLGTMLATFMAPAQEFVRLLAAGSTNFVYVLDARRRQLEEK; encoded by the coding sequence ATGAACCGGGTACAGAAGCAAGACCAGATCAACGAGATCCGGGAACGGTTCTCGAAGATGGCCAGCGCCGTGGTCACGGACTTCCGCGGTTTGGACGTCCAGAGCGTCACGCGGCTGCGAGACGAGTTCCGCAAGGTCGGGGTCGAGTACAAGGTGATCAAGAACAAGCTGTTCGGGCTCGCCGTCAAGGACTCGCCGTTCCACGGGAAGCTCGTCGATCACCTCGTGGGACCCACCGCCGTGGCGTGGTCCTACGATGATCCGGCGGCGCCGGCCCGCGTCGCGGTCACCTTCGCGAAGACCAACGAGAAGCTGCGGATCAAGTGCGCGGTGCTCGGCAACGAGGTGCTCGACGACAAGGCGGTCGTCAGCCTGTCGAAGATGCCGGGGAAGAACGAGCTGCTCGGGACGATGCTCGCGACGTTCATGGCGCCGGCGCAGGAATTCGTGCGGCTGCTCGCCGCGGGATCGACCAACTTCGTGTACGTGCTCGACGCGCGGCGTCGACAGCTGGAAGAGAAGTAG